Proteins from one Deinococcus aestuarii genomic window:
- a CDS encoding glutamate synthase subunit beta yields MGKVTGFLEYRRVKEAYEPIDERLKNYNEFVHELNVEQSQVQAARCMDCGVPFCNNGCPVNNLIPDWNDLVYGNDWRAAIDTLHATNNFPEFTGRICPAPCEAACTLNLTSDEPVGIKSIERAIIDHAWQEGWVSPQPPPYKTGKRVAVVGSGPAGLAAAQQLARAGHDVTVFEKNDRIGGLLRYGIPDFKLDKGLIDRRVEQMEAEGVTFRTGVLVGTMPEGSTVPNLARETVSPEELTRTFDAVLLAGGAEQPRDLPVPGRELQGVHFAMEFLPQQNRVNAGDTLPGQLRAEGKHVVVIGGGDTGSDCMGTSHRQGAARVTQFELLPMPPEHENKPLTWPYWPQKLRTSSSHEEGGEREFAIATKEFIGEGGRVTALKTVRLEWQGGRMSEVPGSEEVMPADLVLLAMGFVSPVGSILDVFGVRKDQRGNAQATTDEVGGYVTNVPRVFAAGDMRRGQSLVVWAIREGRQAARSVDEFLMGTSELPR; encoded by the coding sequence ATGGGAAAAGTCACCGGCTTTCTGGAGTACCGGCGCGTCAAAGAGGCGTACGAGCCCATCGACGAGCGCCTGAAGAACTACAACGAGTTCGTCCACGAACTCAACGTCGAGCAGTCGCAGGTGCAGGCGGCCCGCTGTATGGACTGCGGCGTGCCCTTTTGCAACAACGGCTGCCCGGTCAACAACCTGATCCCCGATTGGAACGACCTCGTGTACGGGAACGACTGGCGCGCGGCCATCGACACGCTGCACGCGACGAACAACTTTCCCGAGTTCACGGGCCGCATCTGCCCCGCCCCCTGCGAGGCGGCCTGCACCCTCAACCTCACGTCGGACGAGCCGGTGGGCATCAAGTCCATCGAGCGCGCGATCATCGACCACGCGTGGCAGGAGGGGTGGGTTTCTCCCCAGCCGCCGCCCTACAAGACGGGCAAGCGGGTGGCGGTCGTCGGCTCGGGTCCGGCGGGGCTCGCGGCGGCACAACAACTGGCGCGCGCCGGGCACGACGTGACGGTCTTCGAGAAGAACGACCGCATCGGCGGTCTGCTCAGATACGGCATCCCCGACTTCAAGCTCGACAAGGGGCTGATCGACCGCCGGGTGGAGCAGATGGAGGCGGAGGGCGTGACCTTCCGCACGGGGGTCCTCGTCGGGACGATGCCGGAGGGCTCGACGGTCCCCAACCTCGCGCGGGAGACGGTCTCGCCCGAGGAGCTGACCCGCACCTTCGACGCCGTGCTGCTGGCGGGCGGGGCCGAGCAGCCGCGCGACCTGCCGGTGCCGGGGCGGGAGTTGCAGGGCGTCCACTTCGCCATGGAGTTCCTGCCCCAGCAGAACCGGGTGAACGCGGGCGACACCCTTCCCGGCCAGCTTCGCGCCGAGGGCAAGCACGTCGTCGTGATCGGCGGCGGCGACACGGGCTCCGACTGCATGGGCACCTCGCACCGGCAGGGGGCGGCGAGGGTCACCCAGTTCGAGCTGCTGCCCATGCCGCCCGAGCACGAGAACAAGCCGCTGACGTGGCCCTACTGGCCGCAGAAACTCCGCACCTCCTCCAGCCACGAGGAGGGCGGCGAGCGCGAGTTCGCCATCGCCACCAAGGAGTTCATCGGCGAGGGCGGGCGCGTCACGGCCCTCAAGACGGTGCGGCTGGAGTGGCAGGGCGGCAGGATGAGCGAGGTGCCCGGCAGCGAGGAGGTCATGCCCGCCGACCTCGTGCTGCTGGCGATGGGCTTCGTGAGCCCGGTGGGGAGCATCCTCGACGTGTTCGGGGTGAGGAAGGACCAGCGCGGCAACGCCCAGGCCACGACGGACGAGGTGGGCGGCTACGTCACGAACGTCCCCAGGGTCTTCGCGGCGGGCGACATGCGCCGGGGCCAGTCCCTCGTCGTATGGGCCATCCGCGAGGGGCGGCAGGCGGCGCGGTCGGTGGACGAGTTCCTGATGGGGACGAGCGAACTGCCACGCTGA
- a CDS encoding ATP-binding protein, whose amino-acid sequence MDLPQGRVESRPAPASAPHPYDALPTPVWTCTAGGELTFVNSAWQAVTGQSAAQALGSSFAEVLHPEERGRALEGWRAARARGEVFGGEYRLRGPGGDRPFLLRAQPAGDDPDGPWVGVASGPDGGEEAPRRRAPSRRDDELIAALAETLQRAATPEEVSRFALDLIGPALEAQSLLVVRLGGDQIRLPTIWGDPPEPVAGYMTRPELRLDDTPLLRQVAREGRGVYVDDYRAAPGAIPSFPALACAVEPVRTPDGTLEGFLVVWRPVGPGAWQDGQRRLLRRAAQTLGLALERAAAAQRLAESVAALDAFVAFTEAVGSETDVFALARRAGEVLRANLGDVSVAYYKPGGGLWRARVWTEDLAPEVAATIAAGVSMESPSFKRAVEEHRPLFVSGWNPEREEVAHTEAYGAVAFYPYFKGGQPRSVLVAGTQDARTWSERERAVFQAVGRSLGLALERADAAAWQAVQNRELEARTAALEGFADLTRDLSLRADPHALVRRAQEVVLSLLTSGYALYYEREGERWRNRVQTGEVGHPDLQAFIDAGPPVGETPSVDVPWTTRRPLYQDSYARGSDTPAELVQHVSTAASLPVLRHGEVVGVLIAVLFEGRAWTGTDRVVLETVVRSLGIALERAQEVADLARRTQEVTEWRERYEVAVQGSGHVLYDWNAATGRIVYGGPVEAVTGYTPGELSGGPVPWTERLIHPDDRPAFRAEVAQVVREGGTLHVGFRVIRKDGSVREVETDGHFMWGPGGVTRLVGLIKDVTERREAEERLRRSNEELRRSNAELEQFAYVASHDLQAPLRAVTSFSELILRRYGEALDERGRLYLGQIVENGQHMKRLVDDLLGFSRLNTRPRREEVSDAAAIFDAVAGRFAGEVAALGGALTRDPLPQVRADAGQLDQLLQNLISNALKYRRDGEPPRVHVSAGRDGEMWRFTVADNGIGIEGQYFERIFVIFQRLHGREQFEGTGIGLAVCKKIVEAHGGRLWLESRPGQGTIFFFTLPAA is encoded by the coding sequence ATGGACCTTCCCCAGGGGCGCGTGGAGAGCCGCCCGGCGCCCGCCTCCGCCCCCCACCCCTACGACGCGCTGCCGACCCCGGTGTGGACCTGCACGGCGGGGGGCGAGCTGACCTTCGTCAATTCGGCCTGGCAGGCGGTGACGGGCCAGAGCGCGGCCCAGGCGCTGGGCTCGTCCTTCGCGGAGGTCCTTCACCCCGAAGAGCGCGGCCGGGCCCTGGAGGGCTGGCGCGCGGCGCGGGCGCGGGGAGAGGTGTTCGGGGGCGAATACCGCCTGCGCGGGCCGGGCGGGGACCGTCCTTTTCTCCTGCGGGCTCAGCCTGCCGGGGACGACCCGGACGGACCGTGGGTGGGGGTGGCGAGCGGGCCGGACGGCGGCGAAGAGGCGCCCCGGAGGAGGGCACCGTCGCGCCGGGACGACGAACTCATCGCGGCGCTGGCGGAGACGCTGCAACGGGCGGCGACCCCCGAGGAGGTGTCGCGGTTCGCGCTCGACCTGATCGGCCCGGCGCTGGAGGCGCAGAGTCTGCTGGTCGTGCGGCTGGGCGGCGACCAGATTCGCCTGCCGACGATCTGGGGCGACCCGCCCGAACCTGTCGCCGGGTACATGACCCGCCCGGAGCTGAGGCTGGACGATACCCCGCTGCTGCGGCAGGTCGCGCGGGAGGGGCGCGGCGTGTACGTGGACGACTACCGGGCGGCGCCGGGGGCCATCCCCTCCTTCCCGGCGCTGGCCTGCGCAGTCGAGCCCGTCCGCACACCGGACGGCACGCTGGAGGGCTTTCTGGTGGTGTGGCGGCCGGTGGGCCCGGGGGCGTGGCAAGACGGGCAGCGGCGGCTCCTGAGACGGGCGGCGCAGACCCTGGGGCTCGCGCTGGAGCGGGCGGCGGCGGCCCAGCGGCTGGCGGAGTCGGTGGCGGCGCTCGACGCCTTCGTGGCGTTCACCGAGGCGGTGGGGAGCGAGACGGACGTGTTCGCCCTCGCGCGGCGGGCGGGCGAGGTGCTGCGCGCCAACCTCGGGGACGTGAGCGTGGCGTACTACAAGCCGGGCGGCGGGCTGTGGCGGGCGCGGGTGTGGACCGAGGACCTCGCCCCCGAGGTGGCCGCCACCATCGCGGCGGGCGTGAGCATGGAGTCGCCGAGCTTCAAACGGGCGGTCGAGGAGCACCGGCCGCTGTTCGTGTCGGGCTGGAACCCCGAGCGCGAGGAGGTGGCGCACACCGAGGCGTACGGGGCGGTCGCCTTTTACCCGTATTTCAAAGGTGGACAGCCGCGCAGCGTGCTCGTGGCGGGCACCCAGGACGCCCGCACGTGGTCCGAGCGCGAGCGGGCGGTGTTCCAGGCGGTCGGGCGCAGCCTGGGCCTCGCGCTGGAGCGCGCCGACGCGGCGGCGTGGCAGGCGGTCCAGAACCGTGAGCTCGAAGCCCGCACGGCGGCGCTGGAGGGTTTTGCCGACCTCACCCGCGACCTGAGCCTGCGCGCCGATCCCCACGCGCTCGTGCGGCGGGCGCAGGAGGTCGTGCTCTCGCTCCTCACGTCCGGCTACGCGCTGTACTACGAGCGGGAGGGGGAGCGCTGGCGCAACCGGGTCCAGACCGGGGAGGTCGGACACCCGGACCTCCAGGCCTTTATCGACGCGGGGCCGCCCGTGGGCGAGACGCCCAGCGTGGACGTGCCCTGGACCACCCGGCGGCCCCTGTACCAGGACAGCTACGCCCGGGGCAGCGACACCCCGGCGGAGCTGGTCCAGCACGTGAGCACGGCGGCCTCGCTGCCCGTCTTGCGGCACGGGGAGGTCGTCGGGGTCTTGATCGCGGTGCTGTTCGAGGGGCGGGCCTGGACCGGGACCGACCGGGTGGTGCTGGAGACGGTGGTGCGCAGCCTCGGGATCGCCCTGGAGCGCGCCCAGGAGGTGGCCGACCTCGCGCGGCGCACCCAGGAAGTGACCGAGTGGCGCGAACGCTACGAGGTCGCCGTGCAGGGCTCGGGGCACGTCCTGTACGACTGGAACGCCGCGACCGGCCGGATCGTGTACGGCGGCCCGGTCGAGGCGGTGACCGGCTACACCCCGGGGGAGCTGAGCGGGGGGCCGGTCCCCTGGACCGAGCGCCTGATCCACCCCGACGACCGCCCCGCCTTCCGCGCGGAGGTCGCGCAGGTCGTCCGGGAGGGCGGCACCCTCCACGTGGGTTTCCGGGTGATCCGCAAGGACGGCAGCGTGCGCGAGGTCGAGACCGACGGGCACTTCATGTGGGGTCCGGGGGGAGTTACCCGGCTCGTCGGCCTGATCAAGGACGTGACCGAGCGCCGCGAGGCGGAGGAGCGGCTGCGCAGATCGAACGAGGAACTGCGCAGGTCGAACGCCGAGCTCGAACAGTTCGCCTACGTCGCCTCTCACGACCTCCAGGCCCCGCTGCGCGCGGTCACGAGCTTTTCCGAACTCATCTTGCGCCGCTACGGGGAGGCGCTCGACGAGCGTGGGCGCCTCTACCTGGGGCAGATCGTGGAGAACGGCCAGCATATGAAGCGGCTGGTAGACGACCTCCTCGGCTTCTCGCGCCTGAACACCCGCCCCCGCCGCGAGGAGGTCTCGGACGCCGCCGCCATCTTCGACGCGGTGGCCGGGCGCTTCGCCGGGGAGGTCGCGGCGCTGGGCGGGGCGCTCACCCGTGACCCCCTGCCCCAGGTGCGCGCCGACGCGGGGCAACTCGACCAACTGCTGCAAAACCTGATCTCGAACGCCCTCAAGTACCGCCGCGACGGCGAGCCGCCCCGGGTCCACGTCTCGGCCGGGCGGGACGGGGAGATGTGGCGCTTCACGGTCGCCGACAACGGCATCGGCATCGAGGGGCAGTATTTCGAGCGCATCTTCGTGATCTTCCAGAGATTGCACGGCCGCGAGCAGTTCGAGGGCACCGGCATCGGCCTCGCCGTGTGCAAGAAGATCGTCGAGGCCCACGGCGGGCGGCTGTGGTTGGAGTCGCGCCCCGGCCAGGGCACGATCTTCTTCTTCACTCTCCCGGCGGCGTGA
- a CDS encoding KGG domain-containing protein — MTRTGGTSSTARRGFAAMEPGRQREIASLGGRAAHQSGNAHRFTSEEAREAGRKGGQASRGSKAPGRKMSGD; from the coding sequence ATGACGAGAACGGGTGGAACGAGCAGCACGGCAAGACGCGGCTTCGCGGCGATGGAGCCGGGGCGTCAGCGTGAGATCGCCAGCCTGGGCGGGCGGGCGGCGCACCAGAGCGGCAACGCGCACCGCTTCACCTCGGAGGAGGCGCGCGAGGCCGGGCGCAAGGGCGGTCAGGCCTCCCGGGGAAGCAAGGCCCCCGGGCGGAAGATGTCCGGCGACTGA
- a CDS encoding ribbon-helix-helix domain-containing protein: protein MPRKNYPLRISPELYAALERWAADELRSVNAQIEYLLTQSVREAGRLKPGLQLTQPDPPKDREEA from the coding sequence ATGCCCCGCAAAAACTACCCCCTGCGCATCAGCCCGGAACTCTACGCCGCCCTGGAACGCTGGGCCGCCGACGAACTCCGCAGCGTGAACGCCCAGATCGAGTACCTCCTCACCCAGAGTGTGCGCGAGGCCGGACGCCTGAAACCCGGCCTCCAGCTCACCCAACCCGACCCGCCCAAGGACCGTGAGGAAGCCTAG
- a CDS encoding SPFH domain-containing protein yields the protein MDKLQQLPVTTGPQGGVSPEPGVASVERRAFGLPGVPAVLLWLGLAGVAAALFWWGLTVAAAVVALLAVVALFGFFIVQPNQASVLTLFGRYVGSERRNGFYWTNPFTARKRVSLRIRNFNSERLKVNDQIGNPIEIAAVIVWRVVDTARAVFDVEDYTAFVAIQSETALRHLAAQYPYDDHDGLAFSLRGNPDEVAEALGRELATRLRHAGVEVLEARLSHLAYSPEIAGAMLQRQQASAIIAARQQIVQGAVGMVEMALRELEGQGIVHLDEERKAQMVSNLLVVLTSERGTQPVVNAGSLY from the coding sequence ATGGATAAATTGCAACAGCTTCCGGTCACCACGGGTCCGCAGGGGGGCGTCTCGCCCGAGCCGGGGGTGGCGAGCGTGGAGCGGCGCGCGTTTGGGCTGCCGGGCGTGCCCGCCGTTCTTCTGTGGCTGGGCCTGGCGGGGGTGGCCGCCGCGCTCTTCTGGTGGGGCCTGACGGTCGCCGCCGCCGTCGTCGCGCTGCTGGCGGTGGTCGCACTCTTCGGGTTTTTCATCGTGCAACCCAACCAGGCGAGCGTGCTGACCCTCTTCGGGCGGTACGTCGGCAGCGAGCGGCGCAACGGCTTTTACTGGACGAACCCCTTCACGGCACGCAAGCGGGTGTCGCTGCGCATCCGCAACTTCAACTCCGAGCGGCTCAAGGTCAACGACCAGATCGGCAACCCCATCGAGATCGCGGCGGTGATCGTGTGGCGGGTGGTGGACACCGCGCGGGCCGTGTTCGACGTGGAGGACTACACCGCCTTCGTGGCGATCCAGTCGGAAACGGCGCTGCGTCACCTCGCCGCCCAGTACCCCTACGACGACCACGACGGGCTGGCCTTCTCCCTGCGCGGCAACCCCGACGAGGTGGCCGAGGCCCTGGGCCGCGAGCTGGCGACCCGGCTGCGCCACGCGGGGGTGGAGGTGCTCGAAGCCCGGCTTTCCCACCTCGCCTACTCGCCCGAGATCGCCGGGGCGATGCTCCAGCGCCAGCAGGCGAGTGCCATCATCGCCGCCCGGCAGCAGATCGTGCAGGGGGCGGTCGGCATGGTCGAGATGGCCCTGCGCGAACTCGAAGGGCAGGGCATCGTCCACCTCGACGAGGAACGCAAGGCGCAGATGGTGAGCAACCTCCTCGTGGTCCTCACGAGCGAGCGCGGCACCCAGCCCGTCGTCAACGCCGGGAGCCTGTATTGA
- a CDS encoding aldo/keto reductase: protein MHDRRLGKTGYDVSAISFGAWAIGGTWGAVDDEESLAALHRALDLGINFFDTADVYGDGHSERLIARLRRERNEPFYVATKAGRRLNPHVASGYTRENLRGFVERSLRNLEQDALDLLQLHCPPPEVIERGEVFGILDEFKREGLLRAYGVSVETVGEALKATEHEGVATIQIIFNAFRLKPAEEFFAAARERDVGILARVPLASGLLTGKLRRDSQFAEDDHRNFNRHGEAFDRGETFSGVDYETGLAAVERLRPLVPEGMTLAQFALRWILMFPEVSCAIPGARNPAQVEGNAAAADLPPLTPEQMQGVRAVYDELIRPQVQALW from the coding sequence ATGCACGACCGCAGACTCGGCAAGACCGGATACGACGTATCCGCCATCAGTTTCGGCGCCTGGGCCATCGGCGGCACCTGGGGGGCGGTGGACGACGAGGAGAGCCTCGCCGCCCTGCACCGCGCCCTCGATCTCGGCATCAATTTCTTCGACACCGCCGACGTGTACGGCGACGGCCACAGCGAGCGGCTGATCGCCCGATTGCGCCGCGAGCGGAACGAGCCCTTCTACGTCGCCACCAAGGCGGGGCGGCGGCTGAATCCCCACGTGGCAAGCGGGTACACCCGCGAGAACCTGCGGGGCTTCGTCGAACGCAGCCTGCGGAATCTGGAACAGGACGCCCTCGATCTCCTCCAACTCCACTGCCCGCCGCCCGAGGTGATCGAGCGGGGCGAGGTATTCGGCATCCTCGACGAATTCAAACGGGAAGGGTTGCTGCGGGCCTACGGCGTCAGCGTCGAGACGGTGGGGGAGGCGCTGAAGGCGACCGAGCACGAGGGCGTCGCCACCATCCAGATCATCTTCAACGCCTTTCGCCTCAAGCCCGCCGAGGAGTTCTTCGCGGCGGCGCGGGAGCGGGACGTGGGCATTCTGGCCCGCGTGCCCCTGGCGAGCGGCCTGCTGACGGGCAAGCTGCGCCGCGACAGTCAATTTGCCGAGGACGACCACCGTAACTTCAACCGCCACGGCGAGGCGTTCGACCGGGGCGAGACCTTCTCCGGCGTGGACTACGAGACCGGGCTGGCGGCGGTGGAGCGCCTGCGCCCCCTCGTGCCGGAAGGCATGACGCTCGCCCAATTTGCCCTGCGCTGGATTCTGATGTTCCCCGAGGTGAGCTGCGCGATTCCCGGCGCCCGCAACCCCGCCCAGGTGGAGGGCAATGCGGCGGCGGCGGACCTCCCGCCCCTGACCCCCGAACAGATGCAGGGCGTCCGGGCCGTCTACGACGAGCTGATCCGCCCCCAGGTCCAGGCGCTGTGGTGA
- a CDS encoding cyclodeaminase/cyclohydrolase family protein, translating to MSSLWDLPARQVLQETASPAPTPGGGSVAALSGAFGAALVAMALEISLGKQPDEAEERAIRDLLASLTRHRERLQALADEDMAAFGGYMAALALPKGTEEERRQRKDALREATRAATAAPLEIARVVMVALDLATRAAELVHKEVVSDVGAGAALLRGALQASLLTVDINVPGWPEGERPGLQAERDDLEAEGGARADEVLRRTRERIGAGG from the coding sequence ATGTCTTCTCTCTGGGACCTTCCGGCCCGTCAGGTTCTGCAAGAGACCGCCAGCCCCGCCCCCACCCCCGGAGGCGGTTCCGTCGCCGCGTTGAGCGGAGCGTTCGGCGCCGCCCTCGTCGCTATGGCGCTCGAAATCAGCCTCGGCAAGCAGCCCGATGAGGCTGAGGAGCGGGCCATACGTGACCTTCTCGCCAGCCTCACCCGCCACCGCGAGCGCCTGCAAGCCCTCGCCGACGAGGACATGGCGGCGTTCGGCGGGTACATGGCCGCGCTCGCCCTACCGAAAGGCACTGAGGAGGAACGCCGTCAGCGGAAAGACGCCCTGCGGGAGGCCACCCGTGCGGCCACCGCCGCTCCTCTCGAAATCGCCCGGGTCGTCATGGTCGCCCTTGACCTCGCCACCCGCGCCGCCGAACTCGTCCACAAGGAGGTCGTGAGCGACGTGGGCGCGGGAGCCGCCCTGCTGCGGGGCGCCCTCCAGGCCAGCCTCCTCACCGTGGACATCAACGTGCCGGGCTGGCCGGAGGGGGAAAGGCCGGGGCTTCAGGCCGAGCGGGATGACCTCGAAGCGGAGGGCGGGGCGCGGGCGGACGAGGTGCTGCGGCGGACGCGGGAGCGGATCGGGGCGGGGGGGTAA
- a CDS encoding Rieske 2Fe-2S domain-containing protein encodes MTRAPEQTPRYDRTVDPSEQAIASQAWLDRAAVPMQEAIVRFYEGGGKVTRRIEDFLHGKYVGTPLHPILVTIPIGAWSVAAVLDFLELRGRKDVRAGSDLAVAVGLVGGVAAIATGWTDWARSGDSPVKRRVGFVHGGLNETAFLLYAGSYLLRGGKARATARGIGWLAYMISGLSAHLGGTLVYKEGLGVSHTADLRPPDGFVPVLADADLPENTPTRAKAGEVAVVLVRQGGNIYALAETCSHLGGPLSEGRIEGDAIRCPWHGSLFRLSDGYVLESPSAHAQPCFVTRVREGQIEVRPGRSWD; translated from the coding sequence ATGACGCGAGCGCCAGAACAGACTCCACGCTACGACCGCACCGTGGACCCCAGCGAACAGGCCATCGCCTCGCAGGCGTGGCTCGACCGAGCCGCCGTGCCCATGCAGGAGGCCATCGTCCGCTTCTACGAGGGCGGCGGCAAGGTCACCCGCCGCATCGAGGACTTCCTGCACGGCAAGTATGTCGGCACGCCGCTGCACCCCATCCTCGTCACCATTCCCATCGGCGCGTGGTCGGTGGCCGCCGTGCTGGACTTCCTGGAGTTGCGGGGCCGGAAGGACGTGCGGGCCGGGTCGGACCTCGCCGTGGCCGTCGGCCTGGTGGGCGGGGTGGCCGCCATCGCCACCGGCTGGACCGACTGGGCACGCAGCGGCGACTCGCCCGTCAAGCGGCGGGTGGGCTTCGTCCACGGCGGCCTCAACGAGACTGCCTTCCTGCTGTACGCGGGCTCGTACCTGTTGCGGGGCGGGAAGGCGCGGGCCACGGCGCGCGGGATCGGCTGGCTCGCCTACATGATCTCCGGCCTGAGCGCACACCTCGGCGGCACCCTCGTCTACAAGGAGGGCCTGGGCGTCTCCCATACGGCCGACCTGCGGCCCCCGGACGGCTTCGTGCCCGTGCTGGCCGACGCCGACCTCCCCGAGAACACGCCCACCCGCGCCAAGGCGGGCGAGGTGGCCGTCGTCCTCGTGCGGCAGGGGGGGAACATCTACGCCCTCGCCGAGACGTGCTCGCACCTGGGCGGCCCGCTCAGCGAGGGCCGGATCGAGGGGGACGCGATCCGCTGCCCGTGGCACGGCAGCCTCTTCCGCCTCTCGGACGGGTACGTGTTGGAGAGCCCCTCGGCCCACGCGCAGCCCTGCTTCGTCACGCGGGTGCGGGAGGGGCAGATCGAGGTCAGGCCCGGTCGCTCCTGGGACTGA
- a CDS encoding ion transporter: protein MSDRRAAWRVTLGNVIYNNDTRAGRTFDLLLIFLIVVSVLVVMFDSVSGFHARFEAQLDVVEWALTLLFTLEYVLRLIAARHPWNYVRSFFGTVDLLSILPAYLALLIPGAQYLLIVRVLRLLRIFRILKLVRYLSEASVLTQALRASVAKIIVFIAVVLTLVTIIGTLMYVIEGPRYGFTSIPTSIYWAIVTLTTVGYGDIAPKTPWGKGLASLAMILGYGIIAVPTGIVTVGIAQAQAGRRSTRPCPRCGLERHEADARYCRRCGETLPAEAGT from the coding sequence GTGAGCGACCGTCGGGCGGCGTGGCGGGTGACGTTGGGCAACGTCATCTACAACAACGACACCCGGGCGGGCCGGACCTTCGACCTGCTGCTGATCTTCCTGATCGTCGTCAGCGTGCTCGTGGTGATGTTTGACAGCGTGTCGGGGTTCCACGCCCGCTTCGAGGCGCAGCTCGACGTGGTGGAGTGGGCGCTGACCCTGCTCTTTACCCTGGAGTACGTGCTGCGGCTGATCGCCGCGCGGCACCCCTGGAACTACGTGCGCTCCTTTTTCGGGACCGTGGACCTGCTCTCCATCCTCCCGGCGTATCTGGCGCTGCTCATTCCGGGGGCGCAGTACCTCCTGATCGTGCGGGTGCTGCGGCTGCTGAGGATTTTCCGCATCCTCAAGCTCGTGCGCTACCTCTCGGAGGCGAGCGTCCTCACCCAGGCGCTGCGGGCCAGCGTCGCCAAGATCATCGTCTTCATCGCGGTGGTCCTCACCCTCGTCACGATCATCGGCACCCTGATGTACGTGATCGAGGGACCGCGCTACGGCTTCACGAGCATCCCGACGAGCATCTACTGGGCCATCGTCACCCTCACGACCGTGGGGTACGGGGACATCGCCCCGAAGACGCCCTGGGGCAAGGGCCTCGCGTCGCTCGCCATGATCCTGGGGTACGGCATCATCGCCGTGCCCACCGGCATCGTGACCGTCGGCATCGCCCAGGCCCAGGCGGGACGGCGCTCCACGCGGCCCTGCCCCCGCTGCGGGCTGGAGCGCCACGAGGCCGACGCCCGCTACTGTCGGCGCTGCGGGGAGACGCTGCCCGCCGAGGCGGGGACGTGA
- a CDS encoding phosphotransferase enzyme family protein, with translation MPRQEPAPTPFPLPALPAAFSILDPEALAAFLGERYALPGPVTCDLLSGGVNDSYLVHTAQGPLVYRLYRPGWRTAAEVAWEVALLGHLARRGADASVTVPDREGAHHHQVRAPEGPRPGALFTFAAGEAPGWKEPGNGRRFGESVAALHDALDTFADPGGRFALDLGHLIDAPLAAVRPLLANRPEDAAFLSDLGARTRERLADLAPRGLTVGVCHGDLHGGNVHVAGGVWTHFDFDCGGPGWRAYDLAVFWWSLSLGKQDADVWEAFLEGYGRNRLSDADREALPWFVVARTIWLLGLHAGLRPRLGSAFLSGAGYWREFLDFLRGWEGERLGPPGVLPLS, from the coding sequence GTGCCCAGGCAGGAGCCCGCCCCGACCCCCTTCCCCCTCCCGGCGCTGCCCGCCGCCTTCTCCATCCTCGACCCGGAGGCCCTGGCGGCCTTCCTCGGCGAACGCTACGCCCTGCCAGGTCCCGTGACCTGCGACCTGCTCTCGGGGGGCGTGAACGACAGCTACCTCGTCCACACGGCGCAGGGCCCCCTCGTCTACCGCCTGTACCGGCCGGGCTGGCGCACGGCAGCCGAGGTGGCGTGGGAGGTCGCCCTCCTCGGCCACCTCGCACGGCGGGGGGCGGACGCCAGCGTGACCGTGCCCGACCGGGAGGGGGCCCACCACCATCAGGTCCGGGCACCGGAGGGGCCGCGCCCCGGAGCGCTGTTCACCTTCGCGGCGGGGGAGGCCCCGGGCTGGAAGGAACCCGGGAACGGCCGCCGCTTCGGCGAGTCGGTGGCGGCGCTCCACGACGCGCTGGACACGTTCGCGGACCCGGGGGGACGCTTCGCGCTCGACCTCGGGCACCTGATCGACGCGCCGCTCGCCGCCGTGCGGCCGTTGCTGGCGAACCGCCCGGAGGACGCGGCCTTCCTCTCGGACCTGGGGGCCCGGACGCGGGAGCGGCTGGCGGACCTCGCCCCGCGCGGGCTGACCGTGGGCGTCTGCCACGGCGACCTGCACGGCGGGAACGTGCATGTGGCGGGTGGGGTGTGGACGCACTTCGACTTCGACTGCGGCGGCCCCGGGTGGCGCGCGTACGACCTCGCGGTGTTCTGGTGGAGCCTGAGCCTGGGGAAGCAGGACGCGGACGTGTGGGAGGCGTTTCTCGAAGGCTACGGGCGGAACCGGCTCTCGGACGCCGACCGCGAGGCCCTGCCCTGGTTCGTGGTGGCGCGGACGATCTGGCTGCTCGGCCTGCACGCGGGGTTGCGTCCCCGTCTCGGCTCGGCCTTCCTGTCGGGGGCGGGGTACTGGCGCGAGTTCCTGGACTTCCTGCGGGGCTGGGAGGGGGAACGGCTCGGGCCGCCCGGCGTCCTTCCCCTTTCTTGA